The sequence GGATAACAAAGGACACAACCGGAATCAGCTCATACCAGCTTAACGTCTGTTTACACGCTGGACATATCGATCTTGATGAAGAAAAAAATGTTTGCTCTGGCACACGTAAACCAACTACGTTATAAAAAGACCCTAATATTAATCCAAGGATGAAGAAAAATACACTGTACATAATGTCCATTTGTTAAACTCCTAATTTTAACTTACTATTTATTCAGTAGTCTGATTGAAAGTAAATGAACTATCACCATTGTGTACTATATTACCAACTGGTTGATCTTCTTCTTCAACATCCAAGTAATTATTCGTTCTGAGTTCATCCACCGTAATGTTTACTGAGTCTCCTCCATCATATACCCAATCAGCTTCATCTCCACCAGATTCCGCTGCTAGAAAGGCTAATCTTGCTGCATTTTCTACCAATTCCGCTTCTGCTTCATTTGCTCCTTCTTCCGCACGATCAATAATATTACCAACCGCTGGTACCGCAATCGCGACAATTATCGCTAGAATAACTATAACCGCTAATAATTCTACTAATGTAAAACCTTTTTCTTCCTTCCATAGCTTCCATACTTTTTTCATCATACATCTCTCCCTTTCTGATTTATATATTTATCATTGCAGAATGTTTTGGAAATCAAGGGAATTTATTCTGCATTTACCATGACTATTATACT is a genomic window of Gracilibacillus salinarum containing:
- a CDS encoding prepilin-type N-terminal cleavage/methylation domain-containing protein; protein product: MMKKVWKLWKEEKGFTLVELLAVIVILAIIVAIAVPAVGNIIDRAEEGANEAEAELVENAARLAFLAAESGGDEADWVYDGGDSVNITVDELRTNNYLDVEEEDQPVGNIVHNGDSSFTFNQTTE